One part of the Quercus lobata isolate SW786 chromosome 7, ValleyOak3.0 Primary Assembly, whole genome shotgun sequence genome encodes these proteins:
- the LOC115953953 gene encoding macrophage migration inhibitory factor homolog isoform X1, whose amino-acid sequence MPCLNISTNVGLEGVDTSSILSEATSTVAKLIGKPEAYVMIVLKGSIPIAFGGTEQPAAYGELVSIGGLNPDVNKKLSAAIATILETKLSVPKSRFFLKFYDTKAHQSQEYAQCLHALHQN is encoded by the exons atGCCTTGCCTGAACATCTCGACCAACGTTGGCCTTGAAGGCGTCGACACCTCCTCAATCCTCTCCGAAGCCACCTCCACTGTCGCCAAACTCATCGGCAAACCCGAAGCC TATGTGATGATTGTATTGAAAGGATCAATACCCATAGCATTTGGTGGTACTGAGCAGCCAGCAGCCTATGGCGAGCTGGTGTCCATTGGTGGCCTTAACCCAGATGTGAACAAAAAGCTGAGTGCTGCAATTGCCACAATTCTTGAGACTAAGTTGTCTGTTCCCAAGTCCAGATTCTTCCTCAAATTCTATGACACTAAG gCACATCAATCTCAAGAATATGCACAGTGTTTGCATGCTTTACACCAGAACTAG
- the LOC115953953 gene encoding macrophage migration inhibitory factor homolog isoform X2, translated as MPCLNISTNVGLEGVDTSSILSEATSTVAKLIGKPEAYVMIVLKGSIPIAFGGTEQPAAYGELVSIGGLNPDVNKKLSAAIATILETKLSVPKSRFFLKFYDTKGSNFGWNGSTF; from the exons atGCCTTGCCTGAACATCTCGACCAACGTTGGCCTTGAAGGCGTCGACACCTCCTCAATCCTCTCCGAAGCCACCTCCACTGTCGCCAAACTCATCGGCAAACCCGAAGCC TATGTGATGATTGTATTGAAAGGATCAATACCCATAGCATTTGGTGGTACTGAGCAGCCAGCAGCCTATGGCGAGCTGGTGTCCATTGGTGGCCTTAACCCAGATGTGAACAAAAAGCTGAGTGCTGCAATTGCCACAATTCTTGAGACTAAGTTGTCTGTTCCCAAGTCCAGATTCTTCCTCAAATTCTATGACACTAAG GGTTCTAACTTTGGATGGAATGGGTCTACCTTCTAA